One Curtobacterium herbarum genomic window carries:
- a CDS encoding SDR family oxidoreductase has translation MTNRRPLALVTGVGRRAGIGAAIAIRLAADGWDLAISWWGPYDERVHGAADREGVDAVVAECVAAGAAVTRLPVDLGDPEQAAALVGRAEAEAGAPVTAVVLSHCESSDSDFATTTVESFDKHLAVNVRAPFLIVQAYARRLRDGADAPLERRRVIALTSDHVGFNLPYGTSKGALDRLIVGAAIELGDVRVSANTINPGPNDTGWMTDEIRQSAVDQTPLGRPSMPTDTAALVGFLCGPDGGWVNGQLLKTDGGFSAK, from the coding sequence ATGACCAATCGCAGACCACTCGCCCTGGTGACCGGGGTCGGCCGACGAGCCGGCATCGGCGCCGCCATCGCGATCCGCCTCGCCGCCGACGGCTGGGACCTCGCGATCAGCTGGTGGGGACCGTACGACGAGCGGGTGCACGGGGCAGCCGACCGGGAGGGGGTGGACGCGGTCGTCGCGGAGTGTGTGGCGGCGGGGGCTGCCGTGACGCGCCTCCCGGTCGACCTGGGCGATCCGGAGCAGGCAGCCGCACTCGTCGGCCGTGCCGAGGCCGAGGCGGGCGCACCGGTGACCGCCGTCGTCCTGTCGCACTGCGAGTCGTCGGACTCCGACTTCGCGACGACCACCGTCGAGTCGTTCGACAAGCACCTGGCCGTGAACGTCCGCGCGCCGTTCCTCATCGTCCAGGCGTACGCGCGACGACTGCGCGACGGAGCCGACGCGCCGCTCGAGCGGCGCCGGGTGATCGCGCTGACCAGCGACCACGTCGGGTTCAACCTGCCGTACGGCACGAGCAAGGGTGCGCTCGACCGGTTGATCGTCGGCGCCGCGATCGAGCTCGGCGACGTCCGGGTGAGTGCGAACACGATCAACCCGGGGCCGAACGACACCGGGTGGATGACGGACGAGATCCGGCAGTCCGCCGTCGACCAGACCCCGCTCGGACGGCCGTCGATGCCCACGGACACCGCGGCGCTCGTCGGGTTCCTGTGCGGGCCGGACGGCGGGTGGGTGAACGGGCAGCTGCTCAAGACCGACGGCGGGTTCAGCGCGAAGTGA
- a CDS encoding VOC family protein: protein MNSQDLLAADTGMGAVTLRVADLDAVTAFYRDGVRLTVLAQEGARVVLGRPAPSGGAVSAGGAVPVGGTVPAGGSLAVPVVVLEHEPALRHAGPGQAGLFHTAVVFDDRADLAAALYSVATRYPQSFTGSADHLVSNAFYFTDPEGNGVELYWDRDRTEWSWTHGSIDMDTVYIDPNAFLQEHLTAEALEHADTRPGRVGHVHLSVGDVASAKAFYVDTLGFATTAAMGGQALFVSAGGYHHHMAMNTWNSRGAGRRQQALGLGLVRIEVPAVDDLGALTARMRDAGVQTADDGRTVAFEDPWANRIEVTTAGRG from the coding sequence ATGAACTCGCAGGACCTCCTCGCCGCGGACACCGGGATGGGCGCCGTGACGCTCCGGGTCGCCGACCTCGACGCCGTGACGGCGTTCTACCGGGACGGTGTGCGGCTGACGGTGCTCGCGCAGGAGGGTGCCCGGGTCGTGCTCGGGCGGCCCGCACCGAGTGGCGGCGCTGTCTCGGCTGGCGGTGCTGTGCCAGTCGGCGGCACTGTGCCAGCTGGCGGCTCGCTCGCCGTGCCGGTCGTCGTGCTCGAACACGAGCCCGCACTCCGACACGCGGGACCCGGGCAGGCCGGACTGTTCCACACCGCCGTGGTCTTCGACGACCGTGCCGACCTGGCAGCCGCCCTGTACTCCGTCGCCACGCGGTACCCGCAGTCGTTCACCGGCAGCGCCGACCACCTGGTGAGCAACGCGTTCTACTTCACCGACCCGGAGGGCAACGGCGTCGAGCTGTACTGGGACCGCGACCGCACCGAGTGGTCGTGGACCCACGGCTCGATCGACATGGACACCGTGTACATCGACCCGAACGCCTTCCTGCAGGAGCACCTCACCGCCGAGGCACTCGAGCACGCCGACACCCGGCCCGGACGCGTCGGCCACGTGCACCTGTCGGTCGGGGACGTGGCCTCGGCGAAGGCGTTCTACGTCGACACGCTCGGCTTCGCGACGACCGCGGCGATGGGCGGCCAGGCACTGTTCGTCAGCGCCGGCGGGTACCACCACCACATGGCGATGAACACGTGGAACTCCCGAGGGGCGGGCCGTCGGCAGCAGGCGCTCGGCCTCGGGCTGGTCCGGATCGAGGTCCCGGCCGTCGACGACCTCGGTGCGCTGACCGCTCGGATGCGGGATGCCGGGGTGCAGACCGCGGACGACGGACGGACGGTCGCGTTCGAGGACCCGTGGGCGAACCGCATCGAGGTGACCACCGCCGGTCGCGGGTGA
- a CDS encoding ABC transporter ATP-binding protein: MSVSLRGVGHRWPNGTELFHDVDRTFDEGTVTALVGPSGSGKSTLLAILARMTAPTSGRVELPDDAAVLWVFQNPHGVARRTALDHVTLPLLARGMRRRAAEDRAMVVLERFGLAVRATARFRELSGGEAQRLMLARGVAAAPTLMLVDEPTAQLDRTTAAEVNDVIAELAAAGTTVVVATHDDATRAACGAVLDLGAFR; encoded by the coding sequence GTGTCGGTGAGCCTCCGCGGTGTCGGGCACCGCTGGCCGAACGGCACCGAACTGTTCCATGACGTCGACCGGACCTTCGACGAGGGCACCGTGACGGCGTTGGTCGGCCCGAGCGGCTCCGGGAAGTCGACGCTGCTCGCGATCCTCGCCCGGATGACCGCTCCGACATCCGGACGCGTGGAACTGCCCGACGACGCCGCCGTGCTGTGGGTGTTCCAGAACCCGCACGGGGTGGCACGCCGGACCGCGCTCGACCACGTGACCCTGCCGTTGCTCGCCCGCGGGATGCGTCGACGTGCGGCCGAGGACCGGGCGATGGTCGTCCTCGAGCGCTTCGGTCTGGCCGTGCGGGCCACGGCGCGGTTCCGCGAACTCTCGGGTGGCGAGGCACAGCGGCTGATGCTCGCGCGGGGCGTCGCCGCGGCCCCGACGCTGATGCTCGTCGACGAACCCACCGCGCAGCTCGACCGGACGACCGCGGCCGAGGTGAACGACGTGATCGCCGAACTCGCAGCCGCCGGCACCACGGTCGTCGTCGCGACGCACGACGACGCCACACGGGCGGCATGTGGCGCTGTCCTCGACCTCGGGGCCTTCCGGTGA